ACCTGGTCGGCGGTCGCGAACGCCTCGATCATCGAGATGCCGCGGTCGCTGATCTCGAGCAGACGGTCGTTCGGGACGACGATGAGGGTGTCGACCTCTTCCTTCAGCTTCGCGACGCCTGCCTCGGCCTGGCTCTGGCGGCGGCGACCTTCGAAGGAGAACGGCTTCGTGACGACACCGATGGTCAGGGCACCGATCGACTTCGCGATACGGGCGACCACCGGGGCACCGCCGGTTCCCGTGCCGCCGCCCTCACCCGCGGTGACGAAGACCATGTCGGCGCCGGTCAGCGCCTGCTCGATCTCCTCCGCGTGGTCCTCGGCCGCGCGGCGGCCCACCTCCGGGTCCGCTCCGGCGCCGAGCCCGCGGGTGAGCTCACGGCCCACGTCGAGCTTGACGTCGGCGTCGCTCATGAGCAGCGCCTGGGCGTCGGTGTTGACGGCGATGAACTCGACTCCGCGGAGACCGAGCTCGATCATGCGGTTGACGGCGTTGACGCCGCCACCGCCGACGCCGACGACCTTGATCACGGCGAGGTAGTTCTGGTTCTGGCTCATGGCCGGCCTCCGATTAGTAGAGCCTGGAAGGGGCGAACCTTAAACCTCAACTAGAGGTGTAAAGTATTTCCCGGTATTGCGTTCTCTCAGATCGAAGGTAAGCGCCGCCTGCCCCTGCGCGCGCAGCGACATGGGCGTGTCGCGCCATTCCCGTCGAAACAGATCAGCCGACCACCGCGACGTCGGGTGAGGTGACGTCGATCGACGAGGCGTCGGGGTTCTTCACGAGCGCGGCGGAGAGCGCGAGCGCCTTCAACCCGGAGTCCTCCTGGCTCCCCCACACGACCGTGAGGCCCGAGTCGAGGGTCAAGGTCACGTCGTCCGCCGTCGAGGCGCGGACGCCGGTCAGCGCACTGCGGATGTCGGCAGGGAGAGCGCGGACCACGAGTCCCGCGCTGCGGAACGCCGGCGAGTCCATTCCCCCCTCGACCTCCACCAGCGGCTGCCCTGCCGGGCGTTCCGCCGTCGTCGAGAGGGCGACACCTGCGGCATCCACGAGAGTGAAGCCGGCACCCGACTCGACGACCCCGATCGGCGTGCGCTCCACGATGCGCACGGTCAGATCGTGCGGCGGTCGAGCCTCCAGGGCATAGGTCTCGATGAGCGGGAACGTCAGCAGCGCCGCCTTGACCTCGCTCGTGTCGACCAGGGCGAGGGGCGTCCCGAGCTGATCCGCCAGGGCCCCCTCGATCACCGCGGGATCGATCGTCGTGGTGCCGGTGACCGTGATGCGCTGCACGGCGAAGAGCGGGCTGTAAGCGGCAGCGACACTCCCCCCGATCAGCAGCACGACGGCCCCCACAGCGCTCAGCCAGACGATGCGGCGCCGCCGCGATCGGTGGGTGAACCGACGGATCTCCGCCCTGAGCGCCTTGCGGCGGGCGCGTGCCGCGCGCCAGACGTCCATCGAGGAACGAGGGCCCGCTTCCTCCTCCGTCTCCGCGTCGTCGGGCTCGACGGGCGCGGCGACGGCACCCTCGTCCGGAGCCGCCTGAGGCGCGGGACGCCGGCGGAGGATCCGCTCGGAGGCGACGTCCGTCTCCCCCGGAGTGTCCGGAGCGCTCGGGAGCGGGGGCGGCCGGCGCATGGGCTACGCCCCGTGGGTCCGGCGCAGCGACTCCAGCACCTGCGGGATGATCTGGTAGACGTTGCCGCAGCCGAGAGTCACGACGAAGTCGCCGTCCTTCGCGACAGACGCCGTGTAGTCGGCCGCTTCCTGCCAGTCGGCGACGAAGTGCACTCGGGACGGGTCGTCGAACGCCCCGCTCACCAGCTCGCCGGTCACGCCGGGCACCGGGTCCTCCCTGGCACCGTAGACGTCCAGCATCACGGTGTGGTCGGCGAGCTCCTCCAGGACGTCTGCGAACTCCTGGTACATGTGCTGCGTCCGCGAATACGTGTGCGGCTGCTGGATGGCGATCAGCCGGCCGGACCCGGCGATGCTGCGCATGGCCTCGAGCGCCGCACGCACCTCGGTCGGGTGGTGCGAGTAGTCGTCGTAGACGGTGACCCCGCGCTCCTCGCCGTGGCGCTCGAGACGACGGATCGTCCCCGCGAAGCCCTCGACGGCACGTACGGCGTCGCGGAGCGGGTGGCCGAGCGCGAGGAGGACGGCGACGGCGCCGGTCGCGTTGATCGCGTTGTGCACGCCGGGGACCGCGAGCTGCATGCGCTCGGTCTCGCCGCCGTGCGAGACGGCGGCGGCGACGGGGCCCGAGGTGACGATCTCGCTGACGCGGACGTCGGCGTCCTCGGCCTGCCCGAACGTGAGGATGCGCGGGTGCGACAACCCGGCCAGCACGCGGAGCGCGCCGGGGTCGTCGCTGGAGATGACGACCGCCTCGGATGCCGCGTCCGCGAAGCGCACGAAGGCGTCGTGGAAGGCCTCATCGGAGCCGTAGTGATCGAGATGATCGGGGTCGACGTTCGTGATGAGCGCGACCGCGGTGTCGTAGAGCAGGAAGGTCCCGTCCGACTCGTCGGCCTCGATGACGAACAGGTCGCCGTTCCCGGTCGCGCTGGAGGTGCCGAGCTGCTCGATCACGCCGCCGTTGACGAAGTGCGGATCGGCGCCGAGCGCGCGCAGAGCCGTGACGATCATGCCCGTCGAGGTGGTCTTGCCGTGGGCGCCGGCCACCGAGACGAGGCGTCGGGTGCCGATCAGCCAGTGCAGGGCCTGAGAGCGGTGGATGACGTGGAGGCCGCGCTCCTTGGCGGTGACGAACTCGGGGTTCTCCGGCCAGATGGCACCGGTGTGCACGACCGTGTCGGCGTCGCCGAGGTGGGCGGCGTCATGACCGACGTGGACGGTCGCCCCCGCGGCGGCCAGCGCCCGTAGGTTGTCGCTGTCGGCGCGGTCGCTGCCGGAGACACGGATGCCCGCGTCGAGGAACATCTTCGCGAGTCCGCTCATCCCGGATCCACCGATGCCGATGAAGTGCGCGGAGGTGATCGTGTCGGGGATGGGGAGGGAGAGGTCGGGTCTGATCATGTCCGCTTCAGTCTACTTTTCGTTCTCGTCCGGACGGCGGCGTCACGCCGCACCGAGGGCACGGTCGATCATCGCGACGACGTTCTCGGTGCCGGTGCGGGTGCCCGCGGTCTCCGCCGCCTCCGCCATCCGCCGGATGCGGTCACGGTCGCCGAGCAGCGGCACCACGATACGTCGGACCGCATCGCCGTCGAAGGTCGCGTCATCGAGGAGCTGAGCGGCACCGGCGGCCACGGCGGATCCTGCGTTCAACCGCTGCTCTCCGTTGCCCACCGAGTACGGCACGTACAGCGCGGGAATCCCGAGCGCGCTGATCTCGCTCACGGTGGCCGACCCCGAACGCGACACGATGAGATCGGCCAGCGCGAACGCGAGGTCCATGCGGTCGATGTACCGGCGGAGGGCGTACCCGGGCACTCCAGGATCCGGCAGGTCGCTGCGCTCCCCGGTGACATGCAGCAGCTGCCAACCGGCGGCGAGGATGTCGCGCCAGGAGTCCGCCAGGGCGTCGTTCAACCGCTGCGCTCCGAGCGAGCCGCCGAAGACGAGAAGGACAGGACGATCGGCGTCGAGCCCGAAGTACTCGGCGGCCTCGGCGCGTCGAGCCGCCCGGTCGAGCGTGATGACCTCGCGCCGCAGCGGCATGCCGACCACCTCGCTCCCGCGGAGCGGCGTCCCGGCGAACGCGACTCCCACACCCGCGGCCGCACGGGCACCGAGCACGTTCGCCAGCCCGGGCTTCGCATTGGCCTCGTGGACGACGAAGGGCACGCGCTCGCGACGCGCGGCGACGTAGGCGGGTGCGGAGGCGTAGCCGCCGAAGCCCACCACGATGTCGATCCCGTGCTGCCGGATGTGCGCACGCACCTGGGCGATCGCCCGGCGGAACCGCGCGGGGAACGCGGCGGCCTGCGCGTTCGGGCGCCGCGGGAACGGCACCTTGTCGACGATGAGCAGCTCGTAACCACGCTCGGGGACGAGACGGGACTCCAGGCCCTCCGCCGTGCCGAGCACGAGGATCGTCGCCGACGGGTCACGCTCACGCAGCGCATCGGCGACCGCGAGCAACGGATTGACATGGCCGGCGGTGCCACCGCCGGCGAGGAGGTACGAAGTCACCTCGCGACCCTACCCCGCTCGGCTGACTGCTTCTCGGCGACCGGGATGGTCCGCGCGAAGGCCAGCAGGACGCCGCAGGCGACGAGCACGGCGAAGAGTGCCGTTCCCCCCTGGGACATGAACGGCAGGGGCACACCCATCACCGGGAACACGCCGATGACGACGCCGACGTTCAGGACGGCCTGACCGACGATCCAGACCGTGATCCCACCCGCGGCGACGCGGATGAAGGGATCCGACGTCTTACGGATCACATGGAACGCACCGACCGTGAAGAACGTGAACAGGGCGAGGACGACGATGCAGCCGATCAGCCCGAGCTCCTCGCCGACGATCGCGAAGATGAAGTCGTTGCCCGCGGCGGGGAGCCAGCCGTACTTCTCCTGGGAGTTGCCGAGGCCGAGTCCGAAGATCCCGCCGGAGGCCATGCCCCAGATGCCATGGATCGACTGGTAGCAGTCGGTGTAGTACAGCGCCATGTCATCGCACGTCGCGGTGATGCGACGCATGCGGTCCTCGCTGGAGAGCGCGTAGGCGAGCACCGCGACCACGCCCAGGATCATCGGGATGATGAAGAGGCGCAGCTTCACGCCCGAGAAGAAGAGACAGCCGAGCAGGATGAGGACCATCACCATCGCGGTCCCGAGGTCCTTGCCGGCGAGGACGGTGCCGATGGCCAGCGCCCCGACCGGGATCACGGGGATGAAGACGTGATGCCAGGTCCCGAGCATGGTCTGCTTGCGCAGCAGGACCGCGGCGATCCACAGGGCGAGGGCCAGCTTGAGGAACTCGGACGGCTGCATCTGGAAACCCGCCACCTGGATCCAGTTCCGGTTTCCGCCGTCGGCGATGCCGAGCGGTGTGAACACGAGGAGCTGGAGGGCGATGGCTCCGAACAGCGCCGGCCAGGCCATTCGCTTGAGGAACGCCACAGGGAAGCGGCTGATGAGGAACATCATCGGGATACCGAGCAGGGCGAACACACCTTGCCGGAGAGCGCCGTCCAACGGGTTCTGCGCCTTGGCCACCGCCGTCGCGCTCGTCGCGGACAGCACCATCACGAGACCGAAGATCGTCAGGAGCAGGGCGGTCGACGCGATCAGCAGGAACTCGGTCGACACCGGGGTGAACCGGCGTCCGAGCGAGACCCGCGCGGCGAGGCCACCCGACTCAGACCGCGGAGGGCGAGCCACCTGCGTCATCGGCGCTCCCCCGATCGATCCACTCCCGCACCGCTTCGGCGAAGCGGTGGCCGCGATCCGCATAGCTGGAGAACTGGTCGAAGGACGCGGCGGCGGGAGCGAGGAGCACAGTGCCCTCCCCGTCGACGATCCCCGCCGCGATCTCCACGACGCGGTTCATGACCTGTCCAGTGTCGCCAGCTTCGACCTCGAAGACCGGCACCGTCGGCGCGTGTCGCTCGAATGCCGCGACGACGGCTGTGCGGTCCGCTCCGATGACGACCGCCGCGCGCGCGGTGGAGCCCGCGTCCGCGACGAGATCGGCGATGTCGACGCCCTTGAGATCACCGCCGACGACCCACACCGCACCGGGGTACGCGCGCAGTGACGACGCGGCCGCGTGCGGGTTCGTCGCCTTGGAGTCGTCGACCCAGGTGATGCCGGCGTGGCGCGCGACCACCTCGATGCGGTGCGCGTCCAGGCGGAAGGTCTGCAGCGCCCCGTGGATGGCCTCGGGCTCGACCCCGAGAGAACGGGCGAGGGCACTGGCGGCCAGGATGTTCTGAACGATGTGCGGTGCCGACAGCCCTGCGGCCTCCAGGTCGGCGACCGTGGTCAGTTCCAGGGCGCTGCGGGCTCGATCGTCGAGGAACGCCCGGTCGACGAGCAGCCCCTCCACGACGCCGAGATCGCTCGGGCCGGGGATGCCGAGATCGAAGCCGATGGCGCGGGCGCCCTCGACGACGTCGGCCTCCTCGACCATCCGGCGCGTCGCCTCGTCGGCCTTGTTGTAGACGCAGGCGACCCGCGTGTTGCGGTACACCAGCGCCTTCGCGTCCCGGTAAGCCTGAGCGCTGCCATGCCAGACGAGATGATCGTCGGCGAGGTTCAGGCAGACTGCGGCGTGCGGGAACAGCTCCCCCTCCGAACGCGACAGTCCGAGGTACCAGAGCTGGTGGCTGGAGAGCTCGACGACGAGCACGTCGAAGCCGGCGGGGTCGCGGACCGCGTCGAGCACGGGGACGCCGATGTTGCCGCACGGCGCGGCGCGCAGGCCACCGGCGACGAGCAGCGTCGCCGTGAGCTGGGTCGTCGTCGTCTTGCCGTTGGTCCCGGTGATGAGCACCCAGTCCGCCGGCGTGCCGTCCGCGCGGAGGACCTTGTCGCGCACCCGCCAGGCGAGCTCGACGTCACCCCAGAGCGCGATGCCCTCGTCCTGAACCCAACGGATGACCGGGTGCGCCGGGGCGAAGCCAGGGGACGCGATGACGACCTCGGGCCCGAACGCCCTCAGCGCCTCGGGCACGGCGTCCAGCGGACCGAGCTCCAACCGGGCACCGATGACGGGGAGCAGGCGGGCGTACTCCTCCTCCGCGGACTCGCTGAGCACGAGGACGTCGGCACCGAGCTCGGCGAGGGTGTCGGCCACGGAGAAGCCGGTCATGGAGAGGCCGAGGACGGCGACGCGCAGGCCGCTCCAGTCTGCGTGCCAGCTCGTCAGCCCGGCCAGACGCTCAGCCGACACGGGTCAGCCATTCGACGTAGAAGAGCCCGACGGCCGACACCGCGAGAAGACCCGCGATGATCCACATGCGCACCACGATGGTGACCTCCGACCAGCCCCGCATCTCGAGGTGGTGGTGGAACGGGCTCATCAGGAACAGCCGCTTGCCGCGGGTGATCTTGAAGTAGGCGCGCTGCAGGATCACGGATCCGGAGGCGAGCACGAAGACGCCGGCGATGATGAGGAGCAGCAGTTCGGTGCGGGTCATGACCGCCATCGCGGTGATGACGCCACCGATGGCCATCGAGCCTACGTCTCCCATGAACACCTTCGCCTTGGGCGCGTTCCACCACAGGAACCCGATGAGACTGGCGGCGAAAGAGGCCGAGATGATGGCGAGGTTGAACGGGTCGCGCACCTCGTAACAGCCGCCGAGCGAGCCCGGATCACCGCCGATGCAGGGCTGCTTGAACTGCCAGAACGCGATGAGGCTGTAGGCGCCGACGACGATCACGCCCGCGCCGGCGGCGAGGCCGTCGAGGCCGTCGGTGAGGTTGACGCTGTTGGAGGTCGCGACCCCGATGATCGAGATCCAGGCGAGGTAGAGGATCCAGCCCAGGATGACGCCGAACGCGAAGAGGTTCAGCCAGGTGATGTCCCGGAAGAGGGAGATCGACGCACTGGCCGGCGTCTGCCCCCACTTGTTCGGGAAGTTCAGTGCCACGATGCCGAAGGGGATCACGACGATGAGCTGACCGATCACCTTCCGCCACCCCGACAGCCCGAGGCTGCGCTGGCTGCGCACCTTCATGTAGTCGTCGATGAATCCGACCACACCGAAGCCGACCATGAGCCAGATCACCAGGATGGCGGACAGCGCCGGCGTCTCGCCGCTGACGAGGACCCCGGTGAAGTAGCCCACGATCGAGCCGAGGATGAAGATGACACCACCCATGGTCGGGGTGCCGCGCTTCGCCTCGTGGCTCGGGTTGCCCGCAGCCTCCGGGGTACGGATGACCTGCCCCCAGCCCCACTTGCGGAAGAGCCGGAG
This genomic stretch from Microbacterium sp. Nx66 harbors:
- a CDS encoding FtsQ-type POTRA domain-containing protein; protein product: MRRPPPLPSAPDTPGETDVASERILRRRPAPQAAPDEGAVAAPVEPDDAETEEEAGPRSSMDVWRAARARRKALRAEIRRFTHRSRRRRIVWLSAVGAVVLLIGGSVAAAYSPLFAVQRITVTGTTTIDPAVIEGALADQLGTPLALVDTSEVKAALLTFPLIETYALEARPPHDLTVRIVERTPIGVVESGAGFTLVDAAGVALSTTAERPAGQPLVEVEGGMDSPAFRSAGLVVRALPADIRSALTGVRASTADDVTLTLDSGLTVVWGSQEDSGLKALALSAALVKNPDASSIDVTSPDVAVVG
- the murC gene encoding UDP-N-acetylmuramate--L-alanine ligase; the protein is MIRPDLSLPIPDTITSAHFIGIGGSGMSGLAKMFLDAGIRVSGSDRADSDNLRALAAAGATVHVGHDAAHLGDADTVVHTGAIWPENPEFVTAKERGLHVIHRSQALHWLIGTRRLVSVAGAHGKTTSTGMIVTALRALGADPHFVNGGVIEQLGTSSATGNGDLFVIEADESDGTFLLYDTAVALITNVDPDHLDHYGSDEAFHDAFVRFADAASEAVVISSDDPGALRVLAGLSHPRILTFGQAEDADVRVSEIVTSGPVAAAVSHGGETERMQLAVPGVHNAINATGAVAVLLALGHPLRDAVRAVEGFAGTIRRLERHGEERGVTVYDDYSHHPTEVRAALEAMRSIAGSGRLIAIQQPHTYSRTQHMYQEFADVLEELADHTVMLDVYGAREDPVPGVTGELVSGAFDDPSRVHFVADWQEAADYTASVAKDGDFVVTLGCGNVYQIIPQVLESLRRTHGA
- a CDS encoding UDP-N-acetylglucosamine--N-acetylmuramyl-(pentapeptide) pyrophosphoryl-undecaprenol N-acetylglucosamine transferase; this translates as MTSYLLAGGGTAGHVNPLLAVADALRERDPSATILVLGTAEGLESRLVPERGYELLIVDKVPFPRRPNAQAAAFPARFRRAIAQVRAHIRQHGIDIVVGFGGYASAPAYVAARRERVPFVVHEANAKPGLANVLGARAAAGVGVAFAGTPLRGSEVVGMPLRREVITLDRAARRAEAAEYFGLDADRPVLLVFGGSLGAQRLNDALADSWRDILAAGWQLLHVTGERSDLPDPGVPGYALRRYIDRMDLAFALADLIVSRSGSATVSEISALGIPALYVPYSVGNGEQRLNAGSAVAAGAAQLLDDATFDGDAVRRIVVPLLGDRDRIRRMAEAAETAGTRTGTENVVAMIDRALGAA
- the ftsW gene encoding putative lipid II flippase FtsW; translated protein: MTQVARPPRSESGGLAARVSLGRRFTPVSTEFLLIASTALLLTIFGLVMVLSATSATAVAKAQNPLDGALRQGVFALLGIPMMFLISRFPVAFLKRMAWPALFGAIALQLLVFTPLGIADGGNRNWIQVAGFQMQPSEFLKLALALWIAAVLLRKQTMLGTWHHVFIPVIPVGALAIGTVLAGKDLGTAMVMVLILLGCLFFSGVKLRLFIIPMILGVVAVLAYALSSEDRMRRITATCDDMALYYTDCYQSIHGIWGMASGGIFGLGLGNSQEKYGWLPAAGNDFIFAIVGEELGLIGCIVVLALFTFFTVGAFHVIRKTSDPFIRVAAGGITVWIVGQAVLNVGVVIGVFPVMGVPLPFMSQGGTALFAVLVACGVLLAFARTIPVAEKQSAERGRVAR
- the murD gene encoding UDP-N-acetylmuramoyl-L-alanine--D-glutamate ligase, translating into MSAERLAGLTSWHADWSGLRVAVLGLSMTGFSVADTLAELGADVLVLSESAEEEYARLLPVIGARLELGPLDAVPEALRAFGPEVVIASPGFAPAHPVIRWVQDEGIALWGDVELAWRVRDKVLRADGTPADWVLITGTNGKTTTTQLTATLLVAGGLRAAPCGNIGVPVLDAVRDPAGFDVLVVELSSHQLWYLGLSRSEGELFPHAAVCLNLADDHLVWHGSAQAYRDAKALVYRNTRVACVYNKADEATRRMVEEADVVEGARAIGFDLGIPGPSDLGVVEGLLVDRAFLDDRARSALELTTVADLEAAGLSAPHIVQNILAASALARSLGVEPEAIHGALQTFRLDAHRIEVVARHAGITWVDDSKATNPHAAASSLRAYPGAVWVVGGDLKGVDIADLVADAGSTARAAVVIGADRTAVVAAFERHAPTVPVFEVEAGDTGQVMNRVVEIAAGIVDGEGTVLLAPAAASFDQFSSYADRGHRFAEAVREWIDRGSADDAGGSPSAV
- the mraY gene encoding phospho-N-acetylmuramoyl-pentapeptide-transferase, giving the protein MRSLIMAAAISLAFTLFLTPVFLRLFRKWGWGQVIRTPEAAGNPSHEAKRGTPTMGGVIFILGSIVGYFTGVLVSGETPALSAILVIWLMVGFGVVGFIDDYMKVRSQRSLGLSGWRKVIGQLIVVIPFGIVALNFPNKWGQTPASASISLFRDITWLNLFAFGVILGWILYLAWISIIGVATSNSVNLTDGLDGLAAGAGVIVVGAYSLIAFWQFKQPCIGGDPGSLGGCYEVRDPFNLAIISASFAASLIGFLWWNAPKAKVFMGDVGSMAIGGVITAMAVMTRTELLLLIIAGVFVLASGSVILQRAYFKITRGKRLFLMSPFHHHLEMRGWSEVTIVVRMWIIAGLLAVSAVGLFYVEWLTRVG